Proteins encoded within one genomic window of Desulfobulbaceae bacterium DB1:
- a CDS encoding transposase: MARAKRHYLPGQIWHLTHRCHKREFLLKLVMDRRKWVQWLFEAKKRYGLVILNYAVTSNHVHLLVMDEKGRDVIPQSIKLVAGRTGQEYNLRKN, translated from the coding sequence ATGGCAAGGGCAAAGAGGCATTATCTTCCAGGACAAATATGGCATCTTACTCACCGATGCCATAAAAGAGAATTCCTGCTCAAGCTAGTGATGGACAGGCGGAAGTGGGTTCAATGGCTATTTGAGGCGAAAAAACGGTATGGGTTGGTGATACTGAATTATGCGGTGACCTCGAATCATGTCCATTTGCTCGTCATGGATGAAAAGGGAAGAGACGTCATCCCTCAATCAATCAAGTTAGTGGCAGGAAGGACGGGGCAAGAATACAATTTGAGAAAAAAC